The Nitrospira sp. KM1 genome includes a window with the following:
- a CDS encoding outer membrane beta-barrel protein, which yields MNPQRIPLRISILFGCALAIWTTTGAIAQTAGSDQRHDSAGSTDSVVAQTPQPSEWHYGGFIDLGYAVDFNFPENHLFRNRSTTPRVNELDLNMGAVYLRKDATERSRWGMELLGQGGQDAKDFGFGANLPKVEGSDALRHFGRANVSYLAPIGTGLTIQAGLFNSFIGYESLYAKDNFNYTRAWIADYSPYLMFGANVQYAFNDRWSTAFFVVNEYFHLQNANSLPSYGAQAAYKPNASWTIKETVYYGPDQSDTSLEFWRTFSDSIVEWKASENVTIAGEYQVGTQRTASAPGNPRTFYMGAAFPMRWHIGGPWSLAFRPEVYWDRNGLMTGSEQLIKAITTTSEYKFPYKWTNMIARVEYRYDESRGPGGGFFKGNEIAPGVIGLTPAQHLLIVGLIWTLDSP from the coding sequence ATGAATCCCCAACGCATCCCACTCCGCATTTCGATCCTTTTTGGATGTGCACTGGCCATATGGACGACTACGGGGGCGATTGCGCAGACCGCCGGTTCCGACCAGCGGCATGACTCCGCCGGATCAACGGATTCCGTTGTCGCACAGACGCCGCAACCATCGGAGTGGCACTACGGCGGCTTCATCGATCTCGGCTATGCCGTGGACTTCAACTTTCCCGAGAATCATCTGTTCCGCAACCGCAGCACCACTCCGAGAGTCAATGAACTCGATCTGAACATGGGCGCCGTCTATCTGAGAAAAGACGCCACCGAACGATCACGTTGGGGGATGGAACTCTTAGGTCAAGGCGGGCAGGACGCCAAGGACTTCGGGTTCGGCGCCAATCTGCCGAAAGTCGAAGGATCCGATGCGTTGCGCCATTTTGGACGAGCCAATGTATCGTACCTCGCTCCCATCGGAACCGGCCTGACCATACAAGCGGGCCTATTCAACAGCTTCATCGGATACGAATCGCTCTACGCAAAGGACAATTTCAATTACACGCGGGCCTGGATCGCCGACTATTCTCCCTATCTGATGTTCGGCGCCAACGTCCAGTACGCATTCAATGATCGATGGAGCACGGCGTTTTTCGTCGTCAACGAATACTTTCACCTCCAAAATGCGAACAGTCTTCCGAGTTACGGGGCACAAGCCGCGTACAAGCCCAACGCATCCTGGACGATCAAAGAAACAGTCTATTACGGCCCGGATCAATCCGATACGTCATTGGAATTCTGGCGGACATTTTCCGACAGCATCGTCGAATGGAAGGCCTCGGAGAATGTGACGATTGCGGGCGAGTATCAAGTCGGCACGCAACGAACCGCCTCGGCCCCCGGCAATCCCCGCACGTTCTACATGGGCGCTGCCTTTCCCATGAGGTGGCATATCGGCGGGCCCTGGAGCCTGGCGTTTCGCCCTGAGGTCTACTGGGACAGGAACGGCTTGATGACCGGCTCGGAGCAGCTGATCAAAGCTATCACGACCACGAGCGAATACAAATTCCCCTACAAATGGACCAACATGATTGCCCGTGTGGAATACCGCTATGACGAATCGCGTGGACCGGGCGGTGGATTCTTCAAAGGGAATGAAATCGCCCCGGGGGTCATCGGCCTGACGCCGGCGCAGCACCTGCTGATTGTCGGTCTGATCTGGACGCTCGACTCGCCGTAA
- the glgX gene encoding glycogen debranching protein GlgX, giving the protein MRVWPGKPYPLGATWNGEGVNFALFSENATAVDLCLFDGPDSTTESFRVRMEERTDQIWHAYLPGLWPGQHYGYRVHGPYAPEEGHRFNPHKLLIDPYAKSIAGTIKWSDAMFGYQIGAPSGDLSFDTRDNAGSIPKCVVIDQAFTWGGDRQLNTPWDRTIIYEMHVKGFTARHPDVPQDTRGSYAALTTPAVIDHLLDLGITAVELLPVHHFVSDKHLIDRGLNNYWGYNSIGFFAPDIRYARSPVRGRHVREFKTMVKTFHSAGIEVILDVVYNHTAEGNHLGPTLCFRGIDNAAYYKLVDEDRRYYMDYTGCGNTLNVTHPRTLQLIMDSLRYWVMDMHVDGFRFDLASALARELHAVDRLSAFFDILHQDPVLSQVKLIAEPWDVGEGGYQVGNFPVGWAEWNGKYRDVIRRYVKGDGGQVAELAYRLTGSSDLYSTSGRRPYASVNFFTAHDGFTLHDLVSYDNKHNEANGEDNRDGTDDNASWNCGTEGPADDPAIVSLRARQKRNFFALLLFSQGVPMICGGDEFGRTQRGNNNAYCQDNEISWFDWKLNGAERELLTFVRKLIEFRKSHPVLRRRLFFQGRHIRGSEVKDLSWFRPDGKELTDEDWNAGYVRSLSLRLAGDAITETDDKGRTIVDETLLILLNAHHEPLRFTLPAHKRGVRWQLTLDTSVTATNGAVRIIFKGGEQYELEARSLAVLMISHKERRSLVSRDLLDSL; this is encoded by the coding sequence ATGAGAGTCTGGCCTGGAAAACCGTATCCACTGGGCGCCACATGGAATGGAGAGGGTGTGAACTTTGCGCTCTTCTCCGAAAATGCAACGGCCGTAGACCTTTGCCTGTTTGATGGTCCTGATTCGACCACGGAATCTTTCCGCGTGCGCATGGAAGAACGGACGGATCAGATCTGGCATGCCTACCTCCCGGGCCTCTGGCCCGGCCAGCATTACGGCTATCGTGTGCACGGGCCGTACGCGCCCGAGGAAGGTCATCGCTTCAACCCGCACAAGCTTCTGATCGACCCCTATGCGAAATCTATCGCCGGAACGATCAAATGGTCCGACGCCATGTTCGGATATCAGATCGGCGCCCCCTCGGGCGATCTTTCTTTCGACACGAGAGACAATGCCGGCAGCATCCCCAAATGCGTGGTCATCGACCAGGCATTCACCTGGGGCGGCGATCGTCAGCTCAACACCCCCTGGGACCGTACGATCATTTATGAGATGCATGTCAAGGGGTTTACGGCACGCCACCCCGATGTGCCGCAGGATACCCGCGGAAGCTATGCCGCACTGACGACACCGGCCGTCATCGACCACCTGCTGGACCTTGGAATCACGGCGGTGGAACTGCTGCCCGTGCATCATTTTGTCAGCGACAAACATTTGATCGACCGCGGACTCAACAATTACTGGGGATATAACTCGATCGGATTTTTCGCCCCCGACATCCGGTATGCACGGTCGCCTGTCCGTGGCCGCCATGTCAGGGAATTCAAGACGATGGTCAAGACGTTTCACAGCGCCGGCATCGAGGTCATCCTCGATGTCGTCTACAATCACACCGCCGAAGGGAATCATCTGGGCCCGACGCTCTGCTTTCGCGGCATCGACAATGCGGCCTACTACAAGCTGGTCGATGAAGACCGCCGGTACTATATGGATTACACCGGCTGCGGCAATACCTTGAACGTGACGCATCCACGGACGCTGCAATTGATCATGGACAGTCTCCGGTACTGGGTGATGGACATGCACGTGGACGGGTTCCGGTTCGACCTGGCGTCTGCGCTCGCGCGCGAACTCCATGCTGTCGATCGACTGAGCGCATTCTTCGACATCCTCCATCAAGATCCGGTGCTGTCGCAGGTCAAGCTGATCGCGGAACCGTGGGACGTCGGCGAGGGCGGATACCAAGTAGGAAATTTCCCCGTCGGCTGGGCCGAATGGAACGGGAAGTATCGCGACGTGATCCGTCGGTACGTCAAGGGCGACGGAGGCCAAGTGGCTGAGCTCGCCTATCGCTTGACGGGCAGCAGCGACCTCTACAGCACGAGCGGGCGCCGGCCCTATGCAAGCGTGAACTTCTTCACGGCTCACGACGGGTTCACGCTTCATGATCTCGTTTCCTACGACAACAAACACAACGAAGCCAACGGTGAAGATAACCGAGACGGAACTGACGACAACGCCAGCTGGAATTGCGGCACGGAAGGTCCGGCCGATGACCCGGCCATCGTCTCGCTGCGTGCACGCCAAAAGCGGAACTTCTTCGCACTGCTCCTCTTTTCCCAAGGCGTCCCGATGATCTGCGGCGGGGACGAGTTTGGCCGGACACAGCGGGGGAATAATAATGCCTACTGTCAGGACAACGAAATCAGCTGGTTCGATTGGAAGCTGAACGGAGCCGAACGGGAGTTGTTGACCTTTGTACGGAAACTCATCGAGTTTCGCAAAAGCCATCCGGTGTTGCGCCGCCGTCTGTTCTTTCAGGGCCGGCATATACGCGGATCAGAAGTCAAAGACCTCTCCTGGTTCCGGCCCGACGGCAAGGAATTGACGGACGAGGACTGGAATGCGGGTTACGTGCGATCGCTCTCTTTACGGCTGGCGGGAGATGCTATTACGGAAACGGACGACAAAGGCAGGACGATCGTCGATGAGACCCTGCTGATCTTGCTCAATGCGCATCATGAGCCGTTGAGATTTACCCTGCCGGCCCACAAGCGCGGGGTGCGGTGGCAGTTGACTCTCGATACGTCGGTGACGGCCACCAATGGTGCCGTCAGGATCATTTTCAAGGGGGGAGAGCAGTACGAACTGGAGGCCCGCTCACTTGCCGTACTGATGATCAGTCACAAGGAACGGCGCAGTCTCGTTTCACGGGATCTGCTCGATTCCCTGTGA